A region of Rhodoferax potami DNA encodes the following proteins:
- a CDS encoding DUF3579 domain-containing protein, producing the protein MATTPPKELYILGITRQGKTFRPSDWAERLAGVMSQFRPGGATRGSHLGYSPWCVPTSIGQVKCVIVHPDLRDYDVMAWDFCLNFARDNELQVSETRPEAPAAPAARPAASE; encoded by the coding sequence ATGGCTACCACTCCTCCAAAAGAACTCTACATCCTGGGAATCACGCGGCAAGGCAAGACCTTTCGCCCCAGTGACTGGGCGGAGCGTCTGGCCGGCGTGATGAGCCAATTCCGCCCCGGCGGCGCCACCCGCGGTAGCCACTTGGGCTACTCGCCATGGTGCGTGCCCACCTCGATCGGGCAGGTCAAGTGCGTCATCGTGCACCCCGACTTGCGTGACTACGATGTCATGGCTTGGGATTTTTGCCTTAACTTTGCCCGAGACAACGAGTTGCAAGTCAGCGAGACCCGCCCTGAGGCGCCTGCTGCGCCCGCCGCTCGTCCGGCAGCTTCCGAATAA
- the hda gene encoding DnaA regulatory inactivator Hda has product MKQIALDIGLSTGPTVANFFAGPNEAALRHLELWIGDESHSLTRSPVPTYIWGPEGSGKTHLLKAAREGLREQGARVGWLGANDEPADFDERWAAVVLDDVHLFTAEQQHTAFNWFVNAHTHHKPVLAAGEFAPIDLKLRDDLRTRLGWGHIFSLQLLGESERRSVLRQAADARGVFLSDEVMDFMLNRFSRDLGSLMELLDLMDGYALQTQRAITIPLIKSMLENT; this is encoded by the coding sequence ATGAAACAGATTGCGTTGGATATCGGTTTGTCTACTGGCCCTACAGTGGCCAACTTTTTTGCCGGCCCCAATGAGGCCGCCCTCCGACACCTGGAGTTGTGGATCGGTGACGAGAGCCACTCTTTGACCCGCTCGCCGGTGCCCACGTACATCTGGGGGCCAGAGGGCAGTGGCAAAACGCACTTGCTCAAGGCTGCCCGCGAAGGATTGCGCGAGCAGGGTGCGCGCGTGGGCTGGTTGGGCGCCAATGACGAGCCTGCTGATTTCGATGAGCGCTGGGCTGCGGTGGTGCTGGATGACGTGCACCTGTTCACCGCGGAGCAGCAGCACACCGCGTTTAACTGGTTCGTCAACGCCCATACCCACCACAAACCGGTGCTGGCAGCGGGCGAGTTTGCCCCCATCGATCTCAAGCTGCGCGACGACTTGCGCACCCGGCTGGGTTGGGGGCACATCTTTAGCTTGCAGCTCTTGGGTGAGTCCGAGCGACGCAGTGTCTTGCGCCAAGCGGCGGATGCCCGCGGCGTGTTCTTGAGCGATGAGGTGATGGACTTCATGCTCAACCGCTTCAGCCGCGATCTCGGCAGCTTGATGGAGCTCCTCGACCTGATGGATGGCTACGCCTTGCAAACCCAGCGCGCCATCACCATTCCGTTGATCAAATCCATGCTGGAAAACACATGA
- the rpsT gene encoding 30S ribosomal protein S20, which produces MASGKPKKKNPRLASGRKRVRQDIKINAANTSLRSKYRTAVKNVEKAVVAGDKTKAAELFAKMQAVVDTVADKGIFHKNKAARDKSRLATKVKALALAA; this is translated from the coding sequence ATGGCATCTGGTAAACCCAAGAAAAAGAACCCGCGCCTGGCGTCGGGCCGTAAACGCGTCCGTCAGGACATCAAAATCAATGCAGCAAACACTTCTTTGCGCTCCAAATACCGCACCGCGGTGAAGAACGTGGAAAAGGCAGTTGTGGCCGGAGACAAGACCAAAGCCGCAGAATTGTTTGCCAAGATGCAAGCCGTGGTGGACACCGTGGCTGACAAGGGCATCTTCCACAAGAACAAGGCAGCACGCGATAAGAGCCGTTTGGCTACCAAGGTGAAAGCCTTGGCACTCGCAGCCTAA
- the purM gene encoding phosphoribosylformylglycinamidine cyclo-ligase: MTQSSASTPLSYKDAGVDIVAGDALVERIKPLAKKTMREGVLAGIGGFGALFEVPKRYKEPVLVSGTDGVGTKLKLAFEWNMHDTVGIDLVGMSVNDVLVQGAEPLFFLDYFACGKLDVDTAAAVVGGIAKGCELSGCALIGGETAEMPGMYPAGEYDLAGFCVGAVEKSKILTGADVKPGDVVLGLASAGVHSNGFSLVRKCIERAEAAGTVPATLDGKPFKQAIMEPTRLYVKNVLAALAAHPIKALAHITGGGLLENIPRVLPEGTAAHLVKGSWPQTELFAWLQQTAGIDDIEMNRTFNNGIGMVVVVDAANAEATAATLRASGETVYTVGTIAAQGDGAQVVVR, encoded by the coding sequence ATGACCCAATCTTCTGCCTCCACTCCCCTTTCTTACAAAGACGCCGGTGTCGATATCGTTGCCGGTGACGCCTTGGTCGAACGCATCAAGCCCTTGGCCAAGAAAACCATGCGCGAAGGCGTGTTGGCCGGTATCGGCGGTTTCGGAGCCTTGTTTGAAGTGCCCAAGCGCTACAAAGAACCCGTGCTGGTGAGCGGCACCGACGGCGTGGGCACCAAGCTCAAGCTGGCCTTTGAGTGGAACATGCACGACACCGTAGGTATCGACCTGGTCGGCATGAGTGTGAACGACGTGCTGGTGCAAGGCGCTGAGCCCCTGTTCTTCCTGGACTACTTTGCCTGCGGCAAGCTGGATGTGGACACCGCCGCCGCGGTGGTCGGCGGTATTGCCAAAGGTTGCGAGTTGAGCGGTTGCGCCCTCATCGGTGGTGAAACCGCCGAAATGCCCGGCATGTACCCCGCTGGCGAGTACGACCTGGCAGGTTTTTGTGTGGGCGCAGTAGAAAAATCCAAAATCTTGACCGGCGCTGACGTCAAGCCCGGCGACGTAGTGTTGGGCCTGGCATCTGCCGGCGTGCACTCGAATGGTTTCAGCCTGGTCCGCAAATGCATCGAGCGTGCAGAGGCTGCCGGCACCGTGCCCGCCACCTTGGACGGCAAACCTTTCAAGCAAGCCATCATGGAACCCACCCGCCTGTATGTGAAAAACGTGCTCGCTGCGCTGGCGGCCCACCCGATCAAGGCTCTGGCCCACATCACCGGTGGCGGTTTGCTGGAAAACATTCCCCGCGTGTTGCCCGAAGGCACCGCAGCCCATTTGGTCAAGGGCAGCTGGCCGCAGACCGAGCTGTTTGCCTGGCTGCAACAGACCGCTGGCATTGACGACATCGAGATGAACCGCACCTTCAACAACGGCATCGGCATGGTCGTGGTGGTAGACGCTGCCAATGCAGAAGCCACCGCTGCGACATTGCGCGCCAGCGGCGAAACTGTCTACACCGTGGGCACTATCGCCGCCCAAGGCGACGGTGCGCAAGTGGTGGTTCGTTAA
- a CDS encoding diguanylate cyclase, which translates to MKTSLRHSFRPARAATMPPGKSCVLIVEDQRALSEMLTSMVKKAWQCTVLTAYSLAEANALLEQHGHEIFAAVCDANLPDAPYGEVFELIAAKHIPAIALTGTITKDIRNMMTQGLIVDYVLKKGLPSFEYAVQWLSRLIRNAGLKVLVADDSPSSLEVIRRMLSMQGLNVQIAHNGREALAVLAAQPDIKLALVDYNMPVVDGFEFVTEARRTMGKERLAIIGISGENHSDISARFLKHGANDFMSKPYSFEEMTCRVNQNLEMLELVDRLHHLANVDSLTGLYNRRHFFEQGGIRHGFAKNAAKPVVVAMLDIDYFKSINDRFGHANGDIVIRFVADYLRKHFPDALVARIGGEEFALFSESHTVEVLRPRLEAFRELLPLNTAEGIPEEIKVTISIGIHGGHDDNLNALLHVADQRLYEAKAQGRNRLVG; encoded by the coding sequence ATGAAAACAAGTCTGCGCCACTCATTCAGGCCCGCGCGTGCAGCCACTATGCCGCCGGGCAAAAGCTGCGTCTTGATCGTGGAGGACCAGAGAGCCCTCTCTGAAATGCTCACCAGCATGGTCAAAAAAGCCTGGCAATGTACGGTTCTAACGGCCTATTCCCTCGCCGAGGCCAACGCACTCCTGGAACAACACGGCCACGAAATATTCGCCGCAGTCTGCGATGCCAACCTGCCCGACGCTCCCTATGGGGAAGTCTTCGAGCTGATCGCTGCCAAACACATCCCGGCTATTGCCCTGACCGGAACGATCACCAAAGACATCCGCAACATGATGACGCAGGGTCTGATCGTCGACTATGTGCTGAAAAAGGGGCTACCCTCCTTTGAGTACGCGGTGCAATGGCTAAGCCGCCTGATCCGCAACGCAGGTCTCAAAGTTCTGGTGGCTGACGACTCCCCCTCGTCGCTCGAAGTCATTCGCCGCATGCTGTCCATGCAGGGCCTGAATGTGCAAATAGCGCATAACGGGCGCGAAGCCTTGGCAGTGCTTGCGGCACAGCCCGACATCAAGCTGGCTTTGGTCGACTACAACATGCCGGTGGTGGACGGTTTCGAATTCGTGACCGAAGCCCGCCGCACCATGGGCAAAGAGCGCCTCGCCATCATCGGTATCTCCGGGGAAAACCACTCCGACATCTCAGCACGTTTCCTGAAGCACGGGGCCAACGACTTCATGTCTAAGCCCTATTCGTTCGAGGAAATGACCTGCCGGGTCAACCAGAACCTCGAGATGCTGGAGCTGGTCGACCGCTTGCACCACCTGGCCAACGTGGACTCTCTAACCGGCCTCTACAACCGGCGGCATTTTTTCGAGCAAGGTGGCATACGTCACGGTTTTGCCAAAAATGCAGCGAAACCCGTGGTGGTCGCCATGCTGGACATTGACTATTTCAAATCCATCAACGACCGATTCGGACACGCCAATGGCGACATCGTGATCCGTTTTGTCGCTGACTATCTGCGAAAGCACTTTCCAGACGCATTGGTCGCTCGCATTGGTGGTGAAGAGTTTGCGCTGTTCAGCGAATCCCACACCGTCGAGGTCCTACGGCCCCGGCTTGAGGCATTCCGGGAGTTGTTACCGCTCAACACTGCCGAAGGCATACCGGAAGAAATCAAAGTGACGATCAGTATCGGCATCCACGGCGGGCACGATGACAATTTGAACGCCCTCCTCCATGTGGCCGACCAACGCTTGTACGAGGCAAAGGCCCAAGGGCGGAATCGCTTGGTGGGCTGA
- the pcnB gene encoding polynucleotide adenylyltransferase PcnB, with the protein MIKKFIDKLLGKSPAAPGGKPNFGKRMEIPVSVHGIDPSLVDDRAINVVRALQQAGFEAYVVGGAVRDLLVGLRPKDFDVATNATPEQVKGLFRRAFIIGRRFRIVHVVYGRGREHEVIEVSTFRAYLDNAAAEQVAGNERTSKSELANLKHAVDSTGRVLRDNVWGPQEEDAVRRDFTINAMYYDPETQIVVDYHNGLKDSKSRTLRMIGDAATRYREDPVRIIRAVRFAAKLSPLGFKLEPKTAGPLVKSQKLLHDVPQSRLFDEMLKLLQTGHALASIAQLKELGLATGIYPLLDVVVERAGQSFVEAALKDTDRRVGEGKPVAPSFLLACVLWDDVRKGWDQRLARGEHSHPALQDAIEDVFNARIGDVSGRGKLAGDMREIWLMQPRFDKRVGSTPFGMAEQPRFRAAFDFMRLRADAGEVDEVLADWWQEFSMASDDVRQDMVDQVRAEQQQQRKQAPKGPRVAKPPREPRATDAAPSGLAEVALQGATDTGGDAPRKRKRRRRSNASRGAGSAGPAAE; encoded by the coding sequence TTGATCAAAAAATTTATCGATAAATTGCTGGGCAAATCCCCCGCTGCACCGGGCGGCAAGCCCAACTTCGGCAAACGGATGGAGATCCCGGTGTCGGTGCACGGCATCGACCCCAGCTTGGTGGACGACCGTGCCATTAACGTGGTGCGTGCCCTGCAGCAAGCGGGTTTTGAGGCGTATGTGGTGGGCGGTGCGGTGCGCGACCTGCTGGTCGGTCTGCGGCCCAAAGACTTCGATGTGGCAACCAACGCCACACCGGAGCAGGTCAAAGGATTGTTCCGCCGTGCGTTCATCATCGGGCGGCGTTTCCGCATCGTGCACGTGGTGTACGGCCGCGGGCGTGAGCATGAGGTGATCGAGGTATCGACCTTCCGCGCGTATCTGGACAACGCCGCTGCCGAACAAGTCGCCGGCAACGAGCGCACCAGCAAGAGCGAGCTGGCCAACTTGAAGCACGCCGTGGACAGCACTGGCCGGGTGCTGCGCGATAACGTCTGGGGCCCGCAGGAAGAAGACGCGGTGCGCCGCGACTTCACCATCAACGCGATGTACTACGACCCTGAAACCCAGATCGTTGTGGACTACCACAACGGCCTGAAGGACTCCAAGAGCCGTACCTTGCGCATGATTGGCGATGCGGCCACCCGGTATCGCGAAGACCCGGTCCGCATCATCCGTGCGGTGCGCTTTGCGGCCAAGCTCAGCCCCCTGGGTTTCAAGCTCGAGCCCAAAACTGCCGGTCCTTTGGTCAAGAGCCAGAAGCTGTTGCACGACGTGCCGCAAAGCCGCCTTTTTGACGAAATGCTCAAGCTGCTGCAAACTGGGCACGCGTTGGCCTCCATCGCGCAACTCAAAGAATTGGGCTTGGCCACCGGCATTTACCCCCTGCTGGATGTAGTGGTGGAGCGGGCGGGCCAGAGCTTTGTGGAAGCTGCCCTGAAAGACACCGACCGCCGTGTCGGCGAAGGCAAGCCGGTGGCGCCTAGCTTCTTGTTGGCCTGTGTGCTGTGGGACGATGTTCGCAAGGGCTGGGACCAGCGCTTGGCCCGCGGTGAACACAGCCACCCGGCCTTGCAAGATGCGATTGAAGATGTGTTCAACGCCCGCATCGGGGACGTCTCCGGCCGTGGCAAGTTGGCTGGCGACATGCGGGAGATCTGGTTGATGCAGCCCCGCTTTGACAAGCGCGTAGGTAGCACGCCTTTTGGCATGGCGGAGCAACCCCGGTTCCGTGCCGCATTCGACTTCATGCGCCTGCGTGCGGACGCAGGCGAGGTGGACGAGGTGCTGGCCGACTGGTGGCAAGAGTTCAGCATGGCCAGCGACGATGTGCGCCAGGACATGGTGGACCAGGTCCGCGCCGAGCAACAGCAGCAACGCAAGCAAGCCCCCAAAGGCCCACGGGTTGCCAAACCGCCCCGTGAACCCCGCGCCACCGATGCAGCGCCGAGCGGCCTCGCAGAGGTTGCGCTGCAAGGAGCCACTGACACTGGTGGTGATGCGCCGCGCAAGCGCAAGCGTCGTCGTCGCAGCAATGCCAGCCGTGGCGCCGGCAGTGCCGGACCTGCGGCTGAATAA
- a CDS encoding AI-2E family transporter: MPLTPTQKSFAAWVAIAVFAVLVLWLLAPVLAPFAVAAVLAYALTPVVNWIDDIGLGRIPRVVAVVLVEVLFLIVVLSVLLLIVPILAKEMPLLREQFPVLLDSLNEALKPLFAQWGIKLNLDVGSIKNFVMKYLNANVEDAFGSVLASVKLGGSVAFALIGNAILIPVALFYLLMDWARFMGQLRQLVPPRLRAPTDSFLREADDVLGQYLRGQLLVMVILALAYSLGLAMFGLDLALPIGVFTGLAIFVPYLGFGVGLVLALFAGLLEFSGAHGIGYPLVMVAVVYGLGQVIESFVLTPRLVGERIGLHPLAVIFALLAFGQLFGFVGVLVALPASAVLLVAIRRARSGYLGSRLYLG, from the coding sequence ATGCCCCTCACCCCCACCCAAAAAAGTTTCGCTGCATGGGTCGCCATTGCAGTATTTGCCGTCCTCGTTTTATGGCTGTTGGCGCCTGTGTTGGCGCCATTTGCCGTGGCGGCGGTACTGGCCTATGCGCTCACGCCGGTGGTCAATTGGATTGATGACATCGGCCTAGGCCGCATCCCCCGTGTCGTGGCGGTGGTGCTGGTGGAGGTCTTGTTTTTGATTGTGGTGCTGAGTGTGCTGTTGCTGATTGTTCCGATTCTTGCCAAAGAAATGCCGCTGCTGCGGGAGCAGTTTCCTGTGCTGCTCGACAGTTTGAATGAGGCGCTGAAGCCACTGTTTGCCCAATGGGGCATCAAGCTCAACCTGGATGTGGGCAGTATCAAGAACTTTGTCATGAAGTACCTCAATGCCAACGTGGAAGATGCCTTTGGCTCGGTGCTGGCTTCGGTCAAGTTGGGCGGGAGTGTGGCGTTTGCCCTGATTGGTAACGCCATTTTGATTCCCGTGGCCTTGTTTTACCTGCTCATGGACTGGGCCCGTTTCATGGGCCAGTTGCGGCAATTGGTGCCGCCACGCCTACGGGCCCCGACCGACAGTTTTCTGCGTGAGGCAGATGACGTGCTGGGGCAGTACCTGCGTGGCCAGTTGCTGGTGATGGTGATTCTGGCCCTCGCCTACAGCTTGGGCTTGGCCATGTTCGGCTTGGACTTGGCTTTACCGATCGGGGTGTTTACCGGGCTGGCGATCTTTGTGCCCTATCTGGGTTTCGGGGTCGGGTTGGTGCTGGCTTTGTTCGCAGGCCTGCTGGAGTTTTCGGGCGCGCATGGTATCGGCTACCCGTTGGTGATGGTTGCTGTGGTCTACGGCTTGGGTCAGGTGATTGAGAGTTTTGTGCTGACGCCGCGCCTGGTGGGCGAGCGCATCGGCCTGCACCCTCTGGCTGTGATCTTTGCCTTGCTGGCGTTCGGTCAGCTGTTCGGGTTTGTGGGGGTACTGGTGGCCTTGCCTGCCAGCGCGGTGCTGCTGGTGGCGATCCGCCGCGCGCGCTCGGGCTACCTCGGCAGCCGTTTGTATCTGGGGTGA
- the murJ gene encoding murein biosynthesis integral membrane protein MurJ, producing the protein MSLIKSVSTVSLWTLASRVTGLARELLVAAAFGASAMTDAFNVAFRIPNLFRRLFAEGAFSQAFVPVLAASKAKNGDVATKLLVDRVATLLACALVLTCVVGVIASPLLVWAMASGLQKDPAGYEAAVFMTRFMFPYIGFMSMVALSSGILNTWKRFAVPAATPVLLNLSMIGAAWLLVPWFKGQGIEPIYAMAVGVMVGGLLQLLVQIPALSRLGMLPRFSLQWAILREACADPDTRRIGKLMLPALLGVSVAQISLLINTQIASHLPTGSVSWLTYADRLMEFPTAMLGVALGVVLMPQLAGARARDDGAGYSALLDWGLRIVVLLAVPCAVGLLTFSKPLVAVLYHYGAFTALDVQQTTWALMGWGAGLVGIVAIKVLAPGYYASQDIKTPVKIAVVVLIATQLMNLALVPMFQHAGLSLSISLGALINATWLLIGLLRRGSFQPLAGWGRFLLQVVASSAVLVVYLLWAAGLVDWVALRAQPWLRIGWLVLLMAGSAAVYFGALWATGLNVRHFLRR; encoded by the coding sequence GTGAGTCTTATCAAATCTGTATCCACCGTGTCCCTGTGGACATTGGCCTCCCGGGTCACCGGCCTGGCCCGCGAGCTGTTGGTGGCGGCTGCGTTTGGCGCCAGCGCAATGACCGACGCTTTCAACGTCGCTTTCCGCATCCCTAATCTGTTTCGCCGTTTGTTTGCCGAAGGCGCCTTCAGCCAGGCCTTTGTGCCGGTCTTGGCCGCCAGCAAAGCCAAAAATGGCGACGTGGCGACTAAGCTGCTGGTGGACCGGGTGGCCACCTTGCTGGCCTGTGCCTTGGTGCTGACTTGTGTCGTAGGGGTGATCGCCTCGCCGCTGCTGGTTTGGGCCATGGCGAGTGGCTTGCAGAAAGATCCGGCGGGCTACGAGGCGGCCGTGTTCATGACTCGCTTCATGTTTCCGTATATCGGCTTTATGTCGATGGTGGCCCTGTCGTCCGGCATATTAAATACTTGGAAACGCTTTGCGGTGCCGGCTGCTACGCCCGTTCTCTTGAATCTGAGCATGATCGGGGCCGCTTGGTTGCTGGTGCCATGGTTCAAAGGGCAGGGTATTGAGCCGATTTACGCCATGGCAGTCGGGGTGATGGTCGGCGGGCTGCTGCAACTCTTGGTGCAAATTCCGGCCCTGAGCCGTTTGGGTATGTTGCCGCGCTTCAGCCTGCAATGGGCCATCTTGCGGGAAGCCTGCGCCGACCCTGATACGCGGCGAATCGGCAAGTTGATGTTGCCGGCCTTGCTGGGTGTGAGCGTGGCCCAGATATCGCTGTTGATCAACACCCAGATCGCTTCGCACTTGCCGACCGGCAGCGTGAGCTGGCTGACCTATGCAGACCGTTTGATGGAGTTTCCCACCGCCATGCTGGGTGTGGCCTTGGGGGTGGTACTGATGCCGCAGCTGGCTGGCGCCCGAGCCAGAGATGATGGTGCAGGCTACTCCGCCTTGTTGGATTGGGGATTGCGCATTGTGGTTTTGCTGGCGGTGCCCTGTGCGGTGGGCTTGTTGACGTTCTCTAAACCCCTGGTAGCTGTGCTGTACCACTACGGTGCATTTACGGCGCTTGACGTGCAGCAAACCACCTGGGCCCTCATGGGCTGGGGTGCGGGTTTGGTAGGGATCGTTGCCATCAAAGTGCTGGCCCCGGGCTATTACGCCAGCCAGGACATCAAAACGCCGGTCAAGATTGCGGTGGTGGTGTTGATTGCGACCCAGTTGATGAACTTGGCGTTAGTGCCGATGTTTCAGCACGCGGGCCTGTCTTTGTCGATCAGCCTTGGTGCCCTGATCAATGCCACATGGCTCTTGATCGGCTTGCTGCGCCGCGGCAGTTTCCAGCCGCTGGCGGGTTGGGGGCGCTTTTTGCTTCAAGTAGTGGCATCTTCCGCGGTCTTGGTGGTTTACCTTCTCTGGGCCGCCGGTCTGGTGGATTGGGTGGCCCTGCGCGCCCAGCCCTGGTTGCGCATCGGTTGGCTGGTCCTTTTGATGGCAGGCTCTGCCGCGGTATATTTTGGAGCCCTGTGGGCGACGGGTTTGAATGTTCGCCACTTCTTGAGGCGCTAA
- a CDS encoding SirB1 family protein, producing MKLDLTVPSALEYFASLVGSDQDLALFEAALSLGQDEYPELDLQASMAEVDQLVARLQRRLADDASALQRVRVLNQFFFTDLGFAGNVNNYYDPDNSFVSQLLRTRRGIPISLAVLWMELAQGLKLDAQGVSFPGHFMVKVNLPMGQAVIDPMSGRSLSKEELSEMLEPFRRRSGLVDDFEAPLGLYLQAASPREILARMLRNLKEIYRSQQDWPRLLAVQERLVVLLPESWPEYRDRGLVHAELGNSRQALSDLELYLEHASHMVDTEQIVEQVKILRIQTGI from the coding sequence ATGAAGTTGGATCTGACAGTCCCCTCCGCGCTGGAGTATTTCGCCAGTTTGGTCGGCAGTGACCAGGACTTGGCGCTGTTTGAAGCCGCACTCAGCCTGGGGCAGGACGAATACCCGGAGCTCGATCTGCAAGCCAGCATGGCCGAAGTGGATCAGCTGGTGGCCCGTCTGCAACGTCGCCTCGCCGACGACGCATCCGCCCTGCAGCGGGTGCGGGTGCTGAATCAGTTTTTCTTCACAGACCTTGGCTTCGCCGGCAACGTCAATAACTATTACGACCCGGACAACAGTTTTGTGTCGCAACTGCTGCGCACGCGCCGCGGCATCCCGATTTCGCTGGCCGTGCTCTGGATGGAGTTGGCCCAAGGTTTGAAATTGGATGCCCAAGGGGTCAGTTTCCCCGGGCATTTCATGGTCAAAGTGAATTTGCCGATGGGGCAGGCGGTCATTGACCCGATGTCAGGCCGCTCCCTCAGCAAAGAAGAGCTGTCTGAAATGTTGGAGCCATTTCGCCGCCGCAGCGGTTTGGTGGACGATTTCGAAGCGCCCTTGGGGTTGTATCTGCAAGCCGCATCGCCCCGAGAAATTCTGGCGCGCATGCTGCGTAACTTGAAAGAAATTTATCGCTCCCAGCAGGACTGGCCGCGCTTGTTGGCGGTGCAAGAGCGCTTGGTGGTGCTGTTGCCGGAGTCATGGCCCGAGTACCGCGATCGCGGTTTGGTGCATGCCGAGCTGGGCAACTCACGGCAGGCACTGTCTGACTTGGAGCTCTACCTGGAGCATGCCAGTCATATGGTGGATACCGAGCAGATTGTGGAGCAGGTCAAAATTCTGCGTATCCAAACCGGCATCTAA
- the folK gene encoding 2-amino-4-hydroxy-6-hydroxymethyldihydropteridine diphosphokinase codes for MQREPVEAYIGLGANLGDPMAALRQALGRLAELPHTVVLRASGLYGSTPVDSSGPDYVNAVACVRTRLTAPALLSALQAQENQAGRERPYRNAPRTLDLDVLLYGSARMAGPVLTVPHPRMTERAFVLMPLAEIAPDLVSATQLAAVRDQGIWRLAG; via the coding sequence ATGCAGCGTGAGCCAGTCGAGGCCTACATTGGCCTTGGCGCCAATTTGGGCGATCCCATGGCGGCCTTGCGGCAGGCCTTGGGTCGATTGGCAGAACTGCCCCACACAGTGGTGCTGCGGGCATCCGGTCTGTATGGCAGCACGCCGGTGGATTCCAGTGGGCCCGATTATGTGAATGCGGTGGCCTGCGTGCGCACGCGGTTGACCGCGCCCGCGCTGCTATCGGCCCTGCAGGCGCAAGAGAACCAGGCCGGCCGTGAGCGCCCGTACCGCAATGCTCCCCGCACCCTCGACCTTGATGTGCTGCTTTACGGCAGTGCCCGCATGGCAGGGCCGGTATTGACGGTGCCTCACCCGCGCATGACAGAGCGCGCCTTCGTGTTGATGCCCTTGGCCGAAATCGCGCCGGACCTTGTATCAGCCACGCAGCTGGCCGCGGTGAGGGATCAAGGAATCTGGCGTCTGGCAGGGTAA
- a CDS encoding aspartate aminotransferase family protein — protein sequence MTAATVTTPSSPHVMNTYGRLPIALSHGRGCRVWDVNGKEYLDALGGIAVNTLGHNHPQLVPALQDQLTKLIHTSNYYHIPLQEELAKLLVERSGMTNVFFCSTGLEANEAALKLARKFGHDKGIERPEVVVYEKAFHGRSIATLSATGNPKVQAGFGPLVEGFIRVPVNNIDALKKATEGNPNVVAVFFEAIQGEGGVNPMHMDYLREVRALCDQRDWLLMIDEVQCGMGRTGKWFAHQWAGILPDVMPLAKGLGSGVPVGAVVVGPKAATIFQPGNHGSTFGGNPLSMRAGVETIRIMEADGLIANAEKVGAHLKAGLQAALDAEIANGGVKEVRGQGLMLGVDLSKPCGALVQRAADARLLISVTADSVVRLVPPLILSTAEADEIVAILAPLISAFLKEAALAP from the coding sequence ATGACCGCCGCCACTGTTACCACGCCGTCTTCACCCCACGTGATGAACACCTACGGCCGACTGCCCATCGCCCTGAGCCATGGACGAGGCTGCCGCGTGTGGGACGTGAATGGTAAGGAATACCTGGACGCCTTGGGCGGCATCGCGGTCAACACCTTGGGCCACAACCACCCCCAACTCGTGCCCGCTTTGCAAGACCAGCTGACCAAGCTGATCCACACCTCCAACTACTACCACATCCCCCTGCAGGAAGAGCTGGCCAAGCTGCTGGTAGAGCGCTCTGGCATGACAAATGTGTTTTTCTGCTCCACCGGCCTGGAAGCCAACGAAGCCGCGCTGAAGCTGGCCCGCAAGTTCGGCCACGACAAGGGCATTGAGCGCCCCGAAGTGGTGGTGTACGAGAAGGCTTTCCATGGCCGCTCCATTGCCACCCTGAGTGCCACCGGCAACCCCAAAGTGCAAGCCGGCTTCGGCCCGCTGGTGGAAGGCTTTATCCGCGTGCCGGTGAACAACATCGACGCACTGAAAAAAGCCACCGAAGGCAACCCCAATGTGGTGGCGGTGTTCTTTGAAGCCATCCAAGGTGAAGGCGGCGTGAACCCGATGCACATGGACTACCTGCGCGAGGTGCGAGCCCTGTGCGATCAGCGCGACTGGCTCTTGATGATTGACGAAGTGCAGTGCGGCATGGGCCGCACCGGCAAGTGGTTTGCCCACCAGTGGGCCGGCATCTTGCCCGACGTGATGCCGCTGGCCAAGGGCCTGGGCTCCGGCGTGCCGGTGGGCGCGGTGGTGGTGGGGCCCAAAGCGGCCACTATCTTCCAACCCGGCAACCACGGCTCCACCTTTGGCGGCAACCCACTGTCCATGCGTGCAGGGGTGGAAACCATCCGCATCATGGAAGCCGATGGCCTGATTGCCAATGCCGAGAAGGTGGGCGCCCACCTGAAAGCCGGACTGCAAGCCGCCTTAGATGCCGAAATCGCCAACGGCGGCGTGAAAGAAGTGCGCGGCCAAGGCCTGATGCTGGGTGTGGACCTGTCCAAACCCTGCGGTGCCCTGGTGCAACGCGCGGCGGATGCCCGCCTGTTGATCAGCGTGACCGCGGACAGCGTGGTGCGCTTGGTGCCGCCCCTGATTTTGAGCACCGCCGAGGCTGACGAGATCGTTGCCATCCTTGCACCCCTGATTTCTGCTTTCCTGAAGGAAGCCGCATTAGCCCCCTGA